In Thermobaculum terrenum ATCC BAA-798, the DNA window AGTCAACTTGCAGCCCATGGAGTTGGGTACTTTCTCAAAGAATTTGGATGTTACTCGCGAGAACCCTACGAAAGGATTGCAGTTTTACCTAAGTATTTGGGGAGCAGATTATCCAGATCCTCAAAACTTCTTGTCACAGCAACTACAGACTGAGTCACCAAACAACAACGGTCATTGGTCCAATAAAAAGTTCGATGAACTAACTGAGAAAGCCGATATTATGAGCGCTAGCTCTCAGTTCAAGGAAAGACTCAGGCTCTATAATCAGGCTGAGCAGATAGCTATAAACGAGGTTGGTTGGTTACCTTTGTACAATCCACTGGTAACTGCTCTGATCAGGCCTTCTGTAAAGGGGCTTGTACTTACTGGTCAGGGCATAATGGCTCCTGACTGGTCTAAGGTGACTGTATAAAAGGCCGAACGCAATGGGATCGTTTATAGCACGACGGCTGCTTAGTGCTCTGTTCGTGCTCTTTAGCTTGACGTTCATAACCTTTATGGTAGGACACTTAGCTCCTGGTGACCCCATCCTTATACTGATGGGGCCTCACCAGGATCCAACCACATACGCTCGTCTAAGACATGAGTATGGATTGGATAAGCCGTTATGGGCCCAATATCTGAGTTATATATGGGGATTGTTGCATGGTGACCTTGGACTCTCCTATAGATACGAGGGTAGAAGCGTATGGGATCTAATTAAGTCAGGGGTACCTGTCTCGTTTAGGGTAGGTGGCTTGGGCCTAGTTCTGGGATTGATGATTGGGATACCACTGGGAGTCATTGCTGCCATAAAGCATAACTCCGTGGTAGATAGGTCAATAGTATTTTTGACTTTGGCTTTTTATGCTGTTCCCTCATTCGTTCTTATCCCTATTGCTTGGGAGATAATAAGGTTTATGAACAGTGCTGGATTGCCTACTTTGCCGGTTGCTGGATGGGGAACATGGCAGCACTATGTCTTACCAGTCGTAATATTGGCTGCTGCCAATATTGGTTATATAACTCGCCTTACACGCAATAGCATGCTCGAGGTGCTTACCCAGGATTACGTTCGTACTGCTAGATCCAAAGGGCTGCCTAGACGACTGGTAATTTGGAGACATGCTTTTAGGAACGCTATGCTACCTTTAGTCACGGTAATAGGACCCTCAGTAGCTTTTCTTATCACAGGTGCTTTTGTGGTAGAAAACCTGCTTAATGTTCCTGGTATAGCCTTCCTCACTGTTCAGTCGATTCAGCAGAGGGATTACGCAGTTATTCAGGGAACTACTATCCTCCTTGGTGTGGCTGTAGTTATCATGAATTTATTGACAGATATGGCTTACATGATATTGGATCCCAGAATAAGGGTGAGTTAGGAAGAAATCTATGCAGGCTCAAGAAGAATCTGCAATCCAGCTGCTAGCAGAGCCATCACATGTCAGAGACAGCTACTGGCAGAGATTTCGCCGCAACAGAGTTACGTTCGTAAGTTTTATTGTCTTCGTGCTTATAGTGTTAGCTGCTTTGATAGGCCCTTTTGTATATAGAGTCGACCCAGCTGCTACCGATTTTTTAGCTATTAATAGCGCACCTTCTCTTTCTCACCCTCTGGGAACAGATAACCTGGGAAGAGACACGCTTGCCCGTTTATTGCAGGGCTTAAGGGTCTCATTGCTGGTAGTACTTGTAGTAGAAGCGATCAATGTGCTTCTGGGAGCTACCATTGGCTTACTAGCAGGCTACCTGGGAGGGTGGGTTGACAACCTGCTATCTCGCCTGGCGGATATGCTTTTTGCTTTTCCGGGTTTGCTCTTGGCAATATTAGTTGCTGCAGTGTGGGGGGATTGGGTTACCAAGCACTTTGGGAGTATTGGTAGGCTACTTCTAGTAGCTACGGCGCTTAGCCTGGTAAGCTGGCCTCTTATGGCCAGGTTTGTGCGTGGTGAAACACTTTCTATAAGAGAGCGCGAATTTATTCTAGCAGCTAGAGCTTTGGGCGTAACGGACCGGCGTATACTCCTAAATCATGTGTTGCCTAACGTTACCGGCCTGGTCATTACAGCTGCAACCTTGGATGCTGTGGGAGTAATAATTAACGAATCAGTTCTAAGCCTGCTTGGACTCGGAACTCAGCCTCCGATGGCAAGCATAGGCAGGATGATAAATGACGCGGTTAAGTTCTTCTCTCAATCTCAGTTTCAGGTTTTCGTGCCCAGTGCTATGCTTGTCCTTCTGGTTATCCTTCTCTCCTATATAGGAGATGGTATTCGTGATGTACTGGATCCCTACAGTTCCAAGCGATAGGTCTTGTATAGCCACCTTGGTCTTGACACCAAGACTGTACTCTTTCTATACTATCGATGCAATCGAGATGAACCTTGACAAGCGGGCATGGTGAAGAGGTATCACAGGTGCTTCCCAAGCACCAGGCACGGGTTCGATTCCCGTTGCCCGCTCCTAGGATGATGCGGGGGTAGTTCAGTTGGTAGAACGCTTCCTTGCCAAGGAAGAGGTCGCGAGTTCGAGTCTCGTCCCTCGCTCCAATGTCTAGAAGGGGAGAGGTTAATCCTCTCCCCTTCTAGCTTTTAGCTTTAAATATCATGAGTTGCGAGAGTATGTATAAGCTACTAATAGCTACAGCTATAACTAAGCAGCTGATAGCTGCATGCCCAGGTGTTGCTATATACCATTCCGCGAATGCTTTGGTGGGGCCGTGAGAGGACAGCCAACCCAGATCTAGCACAAGATCTCTGAACTTTGACCTTCCTAGGTAAGAAAGAGCCATAACCAATACGAAGATCGTGCAGGATTCGAGTACTACATCTGCCCAGTTCCTACGCATATAAACTCTCAGCCCCTACAAAGATATCCCACAGGTTCTGTCTATTATGTTACCTGTGGGATACTCTCGTTTTTGTAGTATTTATGAACTATGAATTAGATGGTCTCTCCGCTAGTACTAGTTCCTTTTGAATCTTCTTGCCGTTTCTTTCTATTGTTA includes these proteins:
- a CDS encoding ABC transporter permease yields the protein MGSFIARRLLSALFVLFSLTFITFMVGHLAPGDPILILMGPHQDPTTYARLRHEYGLDKPLWAQYLSYIWGLLHGDLGLSYRYEGRSVWDLIKSGVPVSFRVGGLGLVLGLMIGIPLGVIAAIKHNSVVDRSIVFLTLAFYAVPSFVLIPIAWEIIRFMNSAGLPTLPVAGWGTWQHYVLPVVILAAANIGYITRLTRNSMLEVLTQDYVRTARSKGLPRRLVIWRHAFRNAMLPLVTVIGPSVAFLITGAFVVENLLNVPGIAFLTVQSIQQRDYAVIQGTTILLGVAVVIMNLLTDMAYMILDPRIRVS
- a CDS encoding ABC transporter permease, which gives rise to MQAQEESAIQLLAEPSHVRDSYWQRFRRNRVTFVSFIVFVLIVLAALIGPFVYRVDPAATDFLAINSAPSLSHPLGTDNLGRDTLARLLQGLRVSLLVVLVVEAINVLLGATIGLLAGYLGGWVDNLLSRLADMLFAFPGLLLAILVAAVWGDWVTKHFGSIGRLLLVATALSLVSWPLMARFVRGETLSIREREFILAARALGVTDRRILLNHVLPNVTGLVITAATLDAVGVIINESVLSLLGLGTQPPMASIGRMINDAVKFFSQSQFQVFVPSAMLVLLVILLSYIGDGIRDVLDPYSSKR